In the Deinococcus budaensis genome, one interval contains:
- a CDS encoding tyrosine-type recombinase/integrase, whose product MTETRKVRKKSARERGKRGQPSIVQRQDGRWSVTAEMPRGADGRRHRYQGTFPTYDAALEAARKIDYNASQQLSSADRDLTVGQLLQRWQASQPAGRHSTVENRTWLVSKISARLGTRRVQQLTAQDIQAFLTALEREGKAASTCNKCRQRLQVALDDAVDAGIIASNPAKRVRAARGTTKVREEAWTPDQVKAILRSAQQSRLYPLFVLAFMTGARLGELVGARPQDYDPATGTLHITGTAQKHGARGEPKTEAAKRRLPLPPEARALMEQHLKGSARLKEEAGEAWGRRKTTSESTRAKQREAARRRGGSTLPEGSIPPSPPAGQYEALFPTTHGTPWSLRNVRREWATVLERAGLPHRRFHSIRSGFATAALQNGVGIKDLQDAMGHTSPLMSLRYAQSVSGSEARVVHVVARHLGLATLDNVPTQEEAEPKTA is encoded by the coding sequence GTGACCGAGACCCGCAAGGTCAGAAAGAAGAGCGCCCGGGAACGCGGGAAGCGGGGCCAGCCCTCGATCGTGCAACGTCAGGATGGACGCTGGAGCGTCACGGCAGAGATGCCCCGGGGCGCGGACGGTCGACGACATCGATATCAGGGGACGTTCCCGACCTACGACGCAGCTCTGGAAGCGGCCCGGAAGATCGACTACAACGCGTCTCAGCAACTCTCCAGCGCAGATCGCGACCTCACCGTTGGCCAGCTCCTCCAACGCTGGCAGGCCAGTCAGCCAGCCGGCCGGCACAGTACGGTGGAAAACAGGACCTGGTTGGTAAGCAAGATCAGCGCCAGGCTCGGGACCCGAAGGGTTCAGCAGCTGACGGCCCAGGACATCCAGGCTTTTCTGACAGCCCTGGAACGGGAGGGCAAGGCGGCCAGTACGTGCAACAAGTGCAGGCAGCGCCTGCAAGTGGCGCTGGACGATGCGGTAGACGCGGGCATCATCGCCAGTAACCCAGCCAAACGGGTCAGGGCAGCGCGAGGCACGACTAAGGTTCGCGAGGAGGCATGGACGCCCGACCAGGTCAAGGCGATCCTCCGTTCGGCTCAGCAGTCGCGGTTGTATCCGCTGTTCGTGCTGGCGTTCATGACAGGAGCGCGGCTCGGTGAGCTGGTCGGGGCGCGTCCGCAGGACTACGATCCCGCCACTGGCACCCTCCACATCACCGGGACGGCCCAGAAACACGGGGCACGGGGGGAGCCAAAGACAGAGGCTGCCAAACGCCGCCTGCCCCTCCCGCCGGAGGCCCGTGCCCTGATGGAACAGCATCTCAAGGGTTCGGCTCGGTTAAAGGAGGAGGCTGGTGAGGCCTGGGGCCGGCGCAAGACAACGTCGGAGAGCACCCGCGCGAAACAGCGGGAGGCGGCGCGACGGCGCGGAGGGAGCACCCTCCCGGAGGGTTCGATCCCGCCCTCCCCTCCCGCAGGTCAGTACGAGGCGCTGTTTCCAACAACACACGGCACGCCCTGGAGCCTGCGGAACGTCCGGCGCGAGTGGGCAACGGTCCTGGAGCGTGCGGGCCTCCCGCACCGGCGTTTCCACTCGATCCGATCGGGTTTCGCCACTGCGGCGTTGCAAAACGGAGTGGGGATCAAAGATCTCCAAGACGCGATGGGTCACACATCCCCGCTGATGTCGCTCAGGTACGCCCAGAGCGTGAGTGGCAGCGAAGCGCGTGTCGTGCACGTGGTAGCGCGCCATCTGGGTCTGGCCACCCTGGACAACGTGCCGACCCAGGAGGAGGCGGAGCCGAAAACCGCATAA
- a CDS encoding amidase family protein yields the protein MSPHSPDPVLDLDAASLSAATRRGDLTALEVTRTYLTRLRAHNPRLRAVITVNGAAEADAERLDTLPPERRGPLHGLPLLIKDNIDVAGLPTTAGSLLMTRHVPEVDAPLVARLRAAGAVILGKANLTEWANFMTLGMPNGYSGAGGQTVNPWGEGIDTGGSSSGSGVAVAARLCVAAVGTETSGSILSPAQQQGVIGLKPTVGLIPRTGVVPISHSQDTAGPITRSVRDAALLLGVMAGPDDADEATRRFPVPDLSLPAGALSGSVVGVLRDPPGAPVSEAERAGLARAEAALVEAGATLQDVTLPSAAELSGWRMEVLVYEFKRDLNAYLAGVQDGPHSLAEVIEAGDADPERLQRYGQTLLYAAQGTRGDLSERAYREARARDLDQTRTRGLDPLFAQGLDALLWPGLHGYAVGAKAGYPSVTVPTGLHEGAPMGVVLTGPAAGDGRLLALAADLNLRLGGVQFPLDPA from the coding sequence GTGTCCCCTCACAGCCCCGATCCCGTGCTCGACCTCGACGCCGCCTCGCTGAGCGCCGCCACGCGCCGGGGCGACCTGACCGCGCTGGAAGTCACCCGCACCTACCTCACGCGCCTGAGGGCGCACAATCCCAGGCTGCGCGCCGTCATCACCGTCAACGGGGCCGCCGAGGCCGACGCGGAGCGGCTCGACACCCTGCCTCCCGAGCGGCGCGGCCCGCTGCACGGACTGCCCCTGCTGATCAAGGACAACATCGACGTGGCGGGGCTGCCCACTACCGCCGGAAGCCTGCTGATGACCCGGCACGTGCCGGAGGTGGACGCGCCGCTGGTGGCCCGGCTGCGCGCGGCGGGCGCGGTGATTCTGGGCAAGGCCAACCTGACCGAGTGGGCCAACTTCATGACGCTGGGGATGCCCAACGGGTACTCGGGCGCGGGCGGCCAGACGGTCAATCCCTGGGGGGAGGGCATCGACACGGGCGGGTCGTCGAGCGGGAGCGGCGTGGCGGTCGCGGCGCGGCTGTGCGTGGCGGCGGTCGGCACCGAGACCAGCGGCTCGATTCTCAGCCCGGCGCAGCAGCAGGGCGTGATCGGCCTCAAGCCCACCGTGGGCCTGATTCCGCGCACCGGGGTGGTGCCCATCAGCCACAGCCAGGACACCGCCGGGCCGATCACCCGCAGCGTGCGCGACGCCGCCCTGCTGCTGGGGGTCATGGCCGGGCCGGACGACGCCGATGAGGCGACCCGCCGCTTTCCGGTGCCCGACCTGTCGCTGCCCGCCGGGGCCTTGTCGGGCAGCGTGGTCGGCGTGCTGCGCGACCCCCCCGGCGCCCCGGTCAGCGAGGCCGAGCGGGCCGGGCTGGCCCGCGCCGAGGCCGCGCTGGTGGAGGCGGGCGCCACCCTGCAAGACGTGACCCTGCCCAGCGCCGCCGAACTCAGCGGCTGGCGCATGGAGGTGCTGGTCTACGAGTTCAAACGCGACCTGAACGCCTACCTCGCGGGGGTGCAAGACGGCCCGCACAGCCTTGCCGAAGTCATCGAAGCCGGGGACGCCGACCCCGAGCGGCTCCAGCGTTACGGCCAGACGCTGCTGTACGCCGCCCAGGGCACGCGCGGCGACCTCTCGGAGCGCGCCTACCGCGAGGCCCGCGCCCGCGACCTCGACCAGACCCGCACGCGCGGCCTCGATCCCCTCTTCGCCCAGGGCCTCGACGCTCTGTTGTGGCCCGGCCTGCACGGCTACGCGGTGGGGGCCAAGGCGGGGTATCCCAGCGTGACGGTGCCCACCGGGCTGCACGAGGGGGCGCCGATGGGCGTGGTGCTCACCGGCCCCGCCGCCGGTGACGGCCGCCTGCTCGCGCTGGCCGCCGACCTCAACCTGCGGCTGGGCGGGGTACAGTTCCCGCTTGACCCGGCCTGA